The Musa acuminata AAA Group cultivar baxijiao chromosome BXJ2-5, Cavendish_Baxijiao_AAA, whole genome shotgun sequence genomic interval ACCATCTTTTGCAGTCTGGATTGGTATAATCTACCTACTCTCTGGATTTGGTGGTAGCATTTTGTCATCTCTTTTCATCAGGAATAGTATCTCTGTCGGTGCTTCTGGTGCTTTGTTTGGACTTCTTGGAGCAATGCTGTCAGAACTAATCACAAACTGGACCATTTATACAAACAAGGTACAAGTGTTGTTATCGAGCTTATTATTCCCTTAGAAGTTATATGTTACATGGTTTTATTTCATCATCTTTTTTGTAGGCTTCTTCTCTGTTCACTCTGTTGGTCATCATCATGTTCAACTTGGCTGTTGGAATACTGCCACATGTTGATAATTATTCCCACATTGGAGGATTTTTGACAGGTTTTCTCCTTGGCTTTGTATTGTTGATCCAGCCTCAGTTTATTTGGTTGGAAGGCCACAATCTGCCTCCTACAGACCGGGTTAAATCAAAATACATGGCATATCAGTATATATTATGGGTGATGTCACTGATTTTGCTAGGAATTGGGTAAGCATTGCCAGACTAGAACTTTACTGATTTAGGTTTCTGTGCATGTCACAGATTTAATGATTGTTACCTTGCTTTTGTTTTTTCATTCTCCTTATGGAACACACCTTACTTAGTTTCAAGTGTAACTTGGAACACAGTACTTGCTACTAGGTTCTGTTCCCATTTTATGAGAAATTGTACATTTATGGATGGATTTGATGTTTCTGGGAAAGAATTTAGTTAGTTAGATGTCCTTATCACATGATTTTTGACAAGCCATTCAATATGTTTTACTTGGCACACATGCAAACCCAATTTCTAGCGACTTAGATTATTCTAGAGAGAATTATGGACATTGAAGATTATGATTTCACCACAGAAAATATCACATTAGTTATATCCATGGAACTATCCACTTGCATCCTACTATAGATTTTCCAGAAGCTAAGTCAACCAAATCCCATGTTTGAGTATTGACAAGTGCTTCAAGTTTTTCATTCATAGCCTTTTGCCAAGAAGGATTAGTggaagcctcatgaaaagaacaaGGTTAGAGTAGCAAGAACATAGTAacaatgaaatttttttaaacaaGTAGAGGGTTCACATATTGTTTTAGAATGATGAAGAACAATGGTATAAGGATTTGTGTCTAATGTGTCAGAACTAACAACCATATCAAAAGTATCAAAAACAACCATAGTTGGACCATCAGATTGAGCATCCAAAGGAAAAAGATCACATGAGATATTTGTGAATAGTGGATCTCACTAGTGATAGACACATTAAAGAAGACATTCAAAAACATTTTATGTTCCCAAAAGATCGCATGACGGGAGATGCGAAGACGTTTAAAAATAGGGTCATAACATCTATACCTCTTATGTTCAATTCGATATCCAAGAAAACAATATAATCGTGAATGAGATTGTAACTTATTATGCTCATGAGGTTGCAGAAGGACAAAACAAGCACAACCAAAAATTTTGAAGATTGAATAATTAGGGGTTTTACTAAAAGTCACTCATATGATGATTGTTGAACAATAACAAAAGATGGATTACGATTTATTGCATATACAACTGTAAGAGTTGCTTCACCCCAAAAGGTCTCTGAGCAGAAATAGAAAAAAGCATAGCACGGACAAAGTCTAAAATGTGTCTAAGCTTTCATTCTGCTCGTCCATCTTGTTGAGATGTTCCTggacatgaatattttgaaataGTTCCATGTTGATGAAGAAGAGAACACAACTCTCTAGATTTATATTcttaggcatatatatatatatatgtatatgtatatagctCACATTGGTTATGCATCAAATAAATCCATGTAAAGCGAGAAATCATTAACAAAAATGACAAGATAATGAGATCCACCCATAGTAGGTATAGGTGATAGACCCCAAACATCAGAATGAACTAAATCAAAAGGTTTGGAAGCAATGGAAGCACTAATAGAAATTGGAAGAGCCATTTGTTTTGCCATCTGACATGACCTGCATTGAAAATAATGAGAAGAAACTGGTCCTAATTGACCACTGGTGACTAAAGGTCATAATCGAGAAAGTGAAGTATGGCCTAATCGAGAATGCCACAAATCCAATGGTA includes:
- the LOC103985943 gene encoding RHOMBOID-like protein 2 isoform X1 — translated: MYVNDCSGHRNPYGSCVAGFLRRFSFQPLRENHLLGPSSSTLQKLGALEWDKVVHQHQGWRLVTCMWLHAGLIHLLANMLSLVFIGIHLEQQFGFIWIGIIYLLSGFGGSILSSLFIRNSISVGASGALFGLLGAMLSELITNWTIYTNKASSLFTLLVIIMFNLAVGILPHVDNYSHIGGFLTGFLLGFVLLIQPQFIWLEGHNLPPTDRVKSKYMAYQYILWVMSLILLGIGLIVGLVMPFRGVNGNDHCHWCHYLSCLPTSRWSCRN
- the LOC103985943 gene encoding RHOMBOID-like protein 2 isoform X2, producing the protein MYVNDCSGHRNPYGSCVAGFLRRFSFQPLRENHLLGPSSSTLQKLGALEWDKVVHQHQGWRLVTCMWLHAGLIHLLANMLSLVFIVWIGIIYLLSGFGGSILSSLFIRNSISVGASGALFGLLGAMLSELITNWTIYTNKASSLFTLLVIIMFNLAVGILPHVDNYSHIGGFLTGFLLGFVLLIQPQFIWLEGHNLPPTDRVKSKYMAYQYILWVMSLILLGIGLIVGLVMPFRGVNGNDHCHWCHYLSCLPTSRWSCRN
- the LOC103985943 gene encoding RHOMBOID-like protein 2 isoform X3, producing the protein MYVNDCSGHRNPYGSCVAGFLRRFSFQPLRENHLLGPSSSTLQKLGALEWDKVVHQHQGWRLVTFWIGIIYLLSGFGGSILSSLFIRNSISVGASGALFGLLGAMLSELITNWTIYTNKASSLFTLLVIIMFNLAVGILPHVDNYSHIGGFLTGFLLGFVLLIQPQFIWLEGHNLPPTDRVKSKYMAYQYILWVMSLILLGIGLIVGLVMPFRGVNGNDHCHWCHYLSCLPTSRWSCRN